From the genome of Natrinema marinum:
CGTCGACGACGACCGCGAGGGGATTCCGGCTGGCGAGATCGTTAGCGTGGAGAATTGGGAGCCGACCGTCTGAGTTCTAGCAGCCCTCTCACCGTTCGGCCGGAACGAGTCGGCGCTCGAGCCTTCTGAATCGGCAGCGCACTCGAGCAGGCTACTGGTTTCGAAGCGCTTGCCGGACCGCGTCCGCCAGCGCGTTCACGCGGGCGACGTGCTCGTAAGAGCCGTCTCGGACGCCGTTGGTCACGTAGGAGAAGGCGACGTTCTCTTCTGGATCGGCCCAGCCGACGCTGCTGCCCAGCCCGGCGTGCCCGAAGACGTGTTTCGGCGAGAGCGAGCCGTAGGGCGCGACCGTGGTGCCGCCCTTCCAGAAGCCGAGCGCGAACCGCCCCTCGCGGCCGATCGTCCCGTCGGCGTCGGTCTCGGCCTGCACCTCCGCCATCCGTTCGACGGTCTCGGGCTCGAGGATACGCGTCCCCTCGAGTTCGCCACCGTTCGCCAGACAGGCGTAAAAGCGGGCCATGTCGCCGGCCGTGCCGATGCCGTTGGCGGCGGGAATCACAGCGCGGTGGACCTCCTCGGCGTTGAACGGCGCCGCGACCTCGGCGTTTTTCCCGAGCCCTTCGCCGGGGTCGCGACAGCGATCGAACGGCTCGAAGCCGACCAGCGTCGCCACGTCGTCGTCTTCGTCCTCCCGGAGACCGATTCCCGTGTCGTCCATCCCGAGCGGGTCGAAGATTCGTT
Proteins encoded in this window:
- a CDS encoding serine hydrolase domain-containing protein produces the protein MSRISETDRERIADLFDRHLEAGLHHGAQLAVYVDGEPVLDLAGGVEAPDGPDETRETRHVLFSSTKPYAGVTLHSLVEEGKLDYDDRVVDHWPEFADEGTEKAEITVRQVLSHTSGLNRGEIDDRPDLWGDWDAVVEKLEEMEPNFTPGETPAYHALTFGWLVGELVRRVSGTPIEAAAEERIFDPLGMDDTGIGLREDEDDDVATLVGFEPFDRCRDPGEGLGKNAEVAAPFNAEEVHRAVIPAANGIGTAGDMARFYACLANGGELEGTRILEPETVERMAEVQAETDADGTIGREGRFALGFWKGGTTVAPYGSLSPKHVFGHAGLGSSVGWADPEENVAFSYVTNGVRDGSYEHVARVNALADAVRQALRNQ